A region of the Polynucleobacter asymbioticus genome:
TTTGAGGTTCTAACCTTGGCCCATTATCTGGGTCGGGAACAGTGCATGGTAGGCAGTTTGACTGGGGCGGTCTCCTCCCAAAGTGTAACGGAGGAGTACGAAGGTACGCTTGGTACGGTCGGACATCGTACCTAAAGTGCAATGGCAAAAGCGTGCTTAACTGCGAGACCGACAAGTCGAGCAGGTGCGAAAGCAGGTCATAGTGATCCGGTGGTTCTGTATGGAAGGGCCATCGCTCAACGGATAAAAGGTACTCTGGGGATAACAGGCTGATACCGCCCAAGAGTTCATATCGACGGCGGTGTTTGGCACCTCGATGTCGGCTCATCTCATCCTGGGGCTGTAGCCGGTCCCAAGGGTATGGCTGTTCGCCATTTAAAGAGGTACGTGAGCTGGGTTTAAAACGTCGTGAGACAGTTTGGTCCCTATCTGCCATGGGCGTTGGAGATTTGACGGGGGCTGCTCCTAGTACGAGAGGACCGGAGTGGACGTACCGCTGGTGTACCTGTTGTTTCGCCAGAAGCATCGCAGGGTAGCTATGTACGGAAGAGATAACCGCTGAAAGCATCTAAGCGGGAAACTTGCCTGAAGATGAGATCTCCCGTAGGTTTAACCTACATAAAGGGTCGTTGAAGACCACAACGTTGATAGGTCAGGTGTGGAAGCGCAGTAATGCGTTAAGCTAACTGATACTAATTGCCCGTTAGGCTTGATCCTATAACCAGCACTATTGTGTTGGATGTTTGCCAGATTTAATCTGCATCCTTAATTACATGCTTACTCAAATAAGAGTTGTTGATTTATCAACAACTCGACCCTCTACGCCCGGTGACCATAGCAAGTTGGAACCACTCCTTCCCATCCCGAACAGGACAGTGAAACGACTTTACGCCGATGATAGTGCGGATTACCCGTGTGAAAGTAGGTAACTGCCGGGCACCAATGCGACGCCCAGACCCTCTTAGGTCTGGGCGTTTTTACTTGTGCAAAGCGTTTTGAGGTTTAAGAGATTGACATAAACTCCATTTGGAGTCAGAATATTGGGTTCGCGGAGGGGTGTCCGAGCGGCTAAAGGAGGCAGACTGTAAATCTGTTGGCTATGCCTACGTAGGTTCGAATCCTACCCCCTCCACCAGATGTGCGGGATTAGTTTAATGGTAAAACAGCAGATTTCCAATCTTCGGTCAAGAGTTCGATTCTCTTATCCCGCTCCAGTATTAACAGTATTTGTATTTGCCCATGTGGCTCAGTGGTAGAGCACTCCCTTGGTAAGGGAGAGGTCGGCAGTTCGATCCTGCCCATGGGCACCATGGCTTAGCATTAAAGAATTTTAATTTCGTGTGTTGGTTTAAGAGTTAACTAAAGGCAGACAAAAAAATGGCAAAAGAAAAGTTTGAGCGGACAAAACCGCACGTAAACGTTGGCACAATCGGTCACGTTGACCATGGTAAAACCACATTGACAGCAGCTATTGCAACCGTGCTTTCAAAAGCATTCGGTGGCGAAGCAAAAGCATACGATCAGATCGATGCTGCTCCAGAAGAAAAAGCACGCGGTATTACTATTAATACAGCACACGTTGAGTATGAGACTGCAAATCGTCACTACGCACACGTGGATTGCCCAGGACATGCTGACTACGTTAAGAACATGATTACTGGTGCTGCTCAGATGGACGGCGCTATTTTGGTTTGCTCTGCAGCTGACGGCCCAATGCCACAAACTCGCGAGCACATCCTCTTGGCACGCCAAGTTGGTGTTCCATACATCATCGTTTTCTTGAACAAGTGCGACATGGTTGATGACGCTGAGTTGTTAGAACTCGTAGAAATGGAAGTTCGTGAGCTTCTATCTAAGTACGACTTCCCAGGCGATGACACACCAATCGTTCAAGGCTCTGCTAAGTTAGCTCTTGAAGGCGACGAAGGCCCATTGGGTAAAGAAGCCATCATGAAGTTGGCTGAAGCGCTTGACTCATACATCCCAACTCCAGAGCGTGCTGTTGACGGTGCGTTCTTGATGCCAGTAGAGGACGTGTTCTCTATCTCCGGTCGCGGTACTGTTGTTACAGGCCGTATCGAGCGCGGTATCGTTAAAGTTGGTGAAGAGATTGAAATTATTGGTATCAAGCCAACACTCAAGACAACTTGTACTGGTGTTGAAATGTTCCGCAAATTGCTCGACCAAGGTCAAGCAGGCGATAACGTTGGTATCTTGTTACGCGGTACAAAACGTGAAGAAGTTGAGCGCGGCCAAGTATTGGCTAAACCAGGTTCAATCACCCCACACACTCACTTTACAGCCGAGGTTTACATCTTGGG
Encoded here:
- the tuf gene encoding elongation factor Tu — translated: MAKEKFERTKPHVNVGTIGHVDHGKTTLTAAIATVLSKAFGGEAKAYDQIDAAPEEKARGITINTAHVEYETANRHYAHVDCPGHADYVKNMITGAAQMDGAILVCSAADGPMPQTREHILLARQVGVPYIIVFLNKCDMVDDAELLELVEMEVRELLSKYDFPGDDTPIVQGSAKLALEGDEGPLGKEAIMKLAEALDSYIPTPERAVDGAFLMPVEDVFSISGRGTVVTGRIERGIVKVGEEIEIIGIKPTLKTTCTGVEMFRKLLDQGQAGDNVGILLRGTKREEVERGQVLAKPGSITPHTHFTAEVYILGKDEGGRHTPFFNNYRPQFYFRTTDVTGSIELPKDKEMVMPGDNVTITVKLIAPIAMEEGLRFAIREGGRTVGAGVVAKILA